The Candidatus Manganitrophus noduliformans genome includes a window with the following:
- a CDS encoding sensor histidine kinase, with amino-acid sequence MSSKPELNRWGWPASIRGRLALWYGTTLGVVFLFVGLLLFVYLSRNLHSDFDVSLRSTAEALARASLDRSPPLPELDIEALLQQLDNPDPTSNFFQLFDPRGRFGARSRNLSKRTYPLTEVALNNALQGKFTYETFFDPDRGKIRWVTYPVIQNGRLVNILQVGGSLRNLEKVLKRLRLILLFLFPATLLLAVAGGWLLTLRALQPVDAMAQVARRITAGDLSRRIPVHAGQDELSRLAETFNAMIAQLEESIQRLRQFSADASHELRTPLTILKGETELALRQARSMEEYQETLASSLEEIDRISRIVEELFLLSKADLGEARLERKPVALAPLFKETLAQMELLAKEKALSLRFDCREEATITGDPDRLRELLLNLVENAIRYTPPEGRIVVTLSREGGHARVTVSDTGIGIPKEDLSKIFDRFYRSDSAREIHPKGSGLGLSICRWIVHAHSGTIQVDSTPGLGTLFTLRFPLRND; translated from the coding sequence TCGATGGGGCTGGCCCGCCTCGATCCGGGGACGGCTCGCCCTCTGGTACGGCACCACCCTGGGGGTGGTCTTCCTTTTCGTCGGACTGCTCCTCTTCGTTTATCTGTCGAGAAATCTTCATTCCGATTTCGACGTCTCGCTTCGCTCCACCGCGGAAGCCCTGGCGCGCGCCTCCCTCGACCGCAGCCCCCCCCTTCCGGAGCTCGACATCGAGGCCCTCCTGCAACAGCTCGACAACCCCGATCCCACCAGCAATTTCTTTCAGCTCTTCGATCCCCGCGGCCGCTTCGGCGCCCGGTCGCGCAACCTCTCCAAACGGACTTATCCCTTGACGGAAGTGGCCCTCAACAACGCCCTCCAGGGGAAATTTACTTATGAGACCTTCTTCGATCCCGATCGGGGGAAGATTCGATGGGTCACCTATCCGGTGATTCAAAACGGGCGGTTGGTCAACATTCTCCAGGTCGGCGGCTCGCTTCGAAACTTGGAAAAGGTGCTGAAGCGGCTTCGACTGATCCTCCTCTTTCTCTTCCCCGCCACGCTCCTCCTGGCGGTGGCCGGCGGATGGCTCCTCACCCTTCGGGCGCTCCAGCCGGTCGATGCGATGGCGCAGGTGGCGCGTCGGATCACGGCGGGCGACCTCTCCCGCCGGATCCCGGTCCATGCGGGCCAGGACGAGCTCTCCCGGCTGGCCGAGACGTTCAACGCCATGATCGCGCAACTGGAAGAGTCGATTCAGCGCCTCCGCCAGTTCTCCGCCGATGCCTCCCATGAGCTTCGAACCCCCTTGACGATCCTCAAGGGGGAGACCGAGCTGGCGCTCCGCCAGGCCCGGTCGATGGAAGAATATCAGGAGACCCTCGCCAGCTCGCTGGAAGAGATCGACCGGATCTCGCGAATCGTCGAGGAGCTCTTCCTCCTCTCGAAGGCCGATCTCGGCGAAGCCCGGCTGGAGAGGAAACCGGTGGCGCTCGCCCCGCTCTTTAAGGAAACCCTCGCGCAGATGGAGCTTCTCGCCAAGGAGAAAGCGCTTTCGCTCCGCTTCGACTGCCGGGAAGAGGCGACGATCACAGGCGATCCCGACCGGCTGCGGGAGCTTCTCCTCAACCTCGTCGAAAACGCCATTCGTTATACCCCGCCGGAAGGGAGAATCGTCGTCACCCTCTCCCGGGAGGGAGGCCACGCGCGGGTCACCGTCTCCGACACCGGGATCGGCATTCCGAAAGAAGACCTCTCCAAGATCTTCGACCGCTTCTATCGCTCCGATTCCGCCCGCGAGATCCATCCGAAAGGGAGCGGGCTCGGGCTCTCGATCTGCCGGTGGATCGTTCACGCACACAGCGGAACGATCCAAGTCGACAGCACCCCCGGTCTGGGGACCCTTTTTACCCTCCGCTTTCCGCTCCGCAACGATTAG